One Desulfallas thermosapovorans DSM 6562 DNA segment encodes these proteins:
- a CDS encoding endonuclease MutS2, whose product MDERNLRRLEFNRVKEKLAEFAASQPGRELVEELLPYNNRDEMVAALAEVTEGRELLRLDPTARLDGWNDVRPQVRRCGRGALLEPQELWHVWQTLAACRQIKHFFSERQDRYPRLNEIAQGLGTFKELEKRIAEAIAPGGEILDRATERLFSIRRRLATAQQRIKDRLNEIIRSTSYQKYLQDPIVTMREGRYVVPVKQEYRSQVPGIVHDQSASGATLFIEPMPVVEANNEVRTLLAEEKQEITRILTELSNAVGGQAEELLYALENLARLDFIMAKARYSASLDAWAPRIVPEARLDIRQGRHPLLPGKAVPISISLGEAFDMLVITGPNTGGKTVSLKTVGLLVLMAHAGLHVPAEDGTVIGMFDRVYADIGDEQSIEQSLSTFSSHTTNIVNILHGAGNKSLVLLDELGAGTDPTEGSALARAILEQLRLQGAKVVATTHYGELKSYAFASDRVENASVEFDPQTLRPTYRLLTGRPGRSNAFEIALRLGLDESVVQRARGYLTEEQVQVADLMRELEKARAQAEQDQLDAARIRREAEQYREQYLTRAEKIDQRKDEIISRAIAEARETVKKARLEAEQLVEELRAALKEESSHNREQSITNARQRLKQLQSKLQAKEPAAAPGRPGEAVTEVKPGDEVFIPKYGQHGVVLEAPGPDDQVQVQVGIIRMTIPRRELRQATTKETDRPQRTGIGQLVQQKARDISPRLDMRGMRVDEGLAEVEKYLDDACVAGLPVIQLVHGKGTGALRAAVHKLLKEHRRVKNYRLGEQGEGGSGVTVVELK is encoded by the coding sequence CTGGCCGAAGTGACCGAGGGAAGGGAGCTATTGCGCCTGGACCCTACCGCCAGGCTGGACGGTTGGAATGATGTAAGACCCCAGGTCCGCCGCTGTGGCCGGGGAGCTTTGCTAGAGCCCCAGGAGTTGTGGCATGTATGGCAAACCCTGGCCGCTTGCAGGCAAATTAAACACTTTTTCAGTGAACGGCAGGACAGGTACCCTCGTTTAAATGAAATAGCCCAGGGATTGGGCACCTTTAAAGAACTGGAGAAAAGGATTGCCGAAGCCATAGCCCCCGGCGGCGAAATACTGGACCGGGCAACAGAGCGTTTATTCAGTATAAGACGGCGGTTGGCTACAGCCCAGCAACGCATTAAAGACCGGTTAAACGAAATTATCCGGTCAACCAGCTACCAGAAATACCTGCAGGATCCCATTGTTACCATGCGGGAAGGTCGTTATGTGGTGCCTGTAAAGCAAGAATACCGCTCCCAGGTACCCGGTATCGTACATGACCAATCGGCCAGTGGGGCCACCTTGTTTATAGAGCCTATGCCGGTGGTGGAGGCTAACAACGAAGTGCGCACGCTCCTGGCGGAAGAAAAACAGGAGATCACCCGTATACTGACGGAACTTTCCAACGCAGTGGGCGGGCAGGCTGAGGAACTTTTGTACGCCCTGGAAAACTTGGCCCGGCTGGATTTCATCATGGCCAAGGCCCGTTACAGCGCCAGCCTGGACGCCTGGGCACCCCGTATTGTTCCCGAGGCCAGGCTGGATATACGGCAGGGTCGCCACCCCCTTTTGCCGGGAAAGGCTGTGCCCATCAGCATTTCACTGGGTGAGGCATTTGACATGCTGGTAATTACCGGACCCAATACCGGTGGTAAGACAGTGTCCCTTAAAACGGTGGGATTGCTGGTACTTATGGCCCATGCTGGCCTGCATGTGCCCGCGGAGGACGGTACGGTAATCGGCATGTTTGACCGGGTGTATGCTGACATTGGCGACGAGCAGAGCATTGAGCAGTCTTTAAGCACCTTTTCGTCCCATACCACCAATATAGTAAACATATTGCACGGGGCCGGCAACAAAAGCCTGGTGCTATTGGATGAACTGGGGGCGGGCACCGACCCCACCGAAGGTTCCGCCCTGGCCCGGGCCATTCTGGAACAACTGCGTTTGCAGGGGGCCAAGGTGGTGGCCACCACCCACTACGGAGAACTGAAAAGCTATGCCTTTGCCAGCGATCGGGTGGAAAACGCCAGCGTGGAATTTGATCCCCAAACACTGCGTCCCACTTACCGGCTGCTCACCGGGCGGCCCGGTCGCAGCAACGCCTTTGAAATAGCGTTGCGTTTAGGGCTTGACGAATCCGTGGTGCAAAGGGCCAGGGGATATCTCACCGAGGAACAGGTGCAGGTGGCCGATCTAATGCGGGAATTGGAAAAAGCTCGCGCCCAGGCCGAACAGGATCAGCTTGATGCCGCAAGAATCCGCCGGGAAGCCGAACAATACAGGGAACAATATTTGACCCGGGCGGAAAAAATCGACCAGCGCAAGGATGAAATAATCTCCCGGGCTATTGCCGAAGCCAGGGAAACCGTGAAAAAGGCCCGGTTGGAGGCCGAGCAGCTTGTGGAAGAATTGCGGGCGGCTCTGAAAGAGGAATCAAGCCACAATCGCGAACAATCCATTACCAACGCCAGGCAGCGTTTAAAACAACTGCAGTCCAAATTGCAGGCCAAAGAACCCGCCGCTGCCCCCGGGCGTCCTGGTGAGGCTGTCACCGAGGTAAAACCCGGTGATGAGGTTTTTATACCTAAATACGGGCAGCACGGTGTGGTGCTGGAGGCACCCGGCCCGGATGACCAGGTTCAGGTACAGGTGGGTATAATCAGGATGACCATACCCCGCCGTGAACTGCGCCAGGCCACGACAAAAGAAACAGACCGGCCGCAGCGCACCGGTATAGGCCAACTGGTACAGCAAAAGGCCAGGGACATATCCCCCCGGTTGGACATGCGCGGTATGCGGGTGGATGAAGGGCTGGCCGAGGTGGAAAAATATCTGGACGATGCTTGTGTAGCCGGGCTGCCGGTGATACAGCTGGTTCACGGCAAAGGTACCGGGGCGCTGCGGGCCGCCGTGCACAAATTATTAAAGGAGCACCGCAGGGTCAAAAACTATCGCTTGGGCGAACAGGGCGAAGGGGGCAGCGGGGTAACCGTGGTGGAATTAAAATAG